Proteins from a single region of Struthio camelus isolate bStrCam1 chromosome W, bStrCam1.hap1, whole genome shotgun sequence:
- the LOC104139555 gene encoding purpurin isoform X2, whose protein sequence is MNSFSLLETSPVYHCSSLLTYKMKCAQYVFLALLFSTVEYSLAQTCSVESFSVKDNFDPKRYAGKWYALAKKDPEGLFLQDNISAEYTVEEDGTMTASSKGRVKLFGFWVICADMAAQYTVPDPTTPAKMYMTYQGLASYLSSGGDNYWVIDTDYNNYAITYACRSLKEDGSCDDGYSLIFSRNPHGLPPAIQHIVHQKQEEICMSGQFQPVLQSGAC, encoded by the exons AATGAAATGCGCGCAGTATGTTTTCCTGGCATTGCTCTTCTCCACTGTTGAATATAGCCTAGCTCAGACCTGTTCAGTGGAGTCTTTCTCTGTGAAAGACAATTTTGATCCAAAGAGG TATGCAGGGAAATGGTATGCCCTAGCCAAGAAGGATCCAGAAGGTCTTTTTCTTCAGGACAATATCTCCGCTGAATACACTGTTGAGGAAGATGGCACAATGACAGCATCTTCCAAAGGCCGAGTGAAGCTTTTTGG GTTCTGGGTAATTTGTGCTGATATGGCTGCTCAGTACACGGTACCTGACCCAACCACTCCAGCAAAAATGTACATGACTTACCAGGGCCTGGCTAGCTACCTGTCCAGTGGTG GGGACAACTACTGGGTGATTGACACCGACTATAACAACTATGCTATTACCTATGCCTGCCGCAGTCTGAAAGAGGACGGCTCCTGTGATGATGGCTACTCCCTGATCTTCTCACGCAACCCTCATGGCCTTCCTCCAGCCATTCAGCACATTGTTCATCAGAAGCAGGAGGAAATCTGTATGTCTGGCCAGTTCCAGCCTGTGCTGCAGTCAG GGGCCTGCTAA
- the LOC104139555 gene encoding purpurin isoform X3, with product MEMPSSPKQTSVRMKCAQYVFLALLFSTVEYSLAQTCSVESFSVKDNFDPKRYAGKWYALAKKDPEGLFLQDNISAEYTVEEDGTMTASSKGRVKLFGFWVICADMAAQYTVPDPTTPAKMYMTYQGLASYLSSGGDNYWVIDTDYNNYAITYACRSLKEDGSCDDGYSLIFSRNPHGLPPAIQHIVHQKQEEICMSGQFQPVLQSGAC from the exons AATGAAATGCGCGCAGTATGTTTTCCTGGCATTGCTCTTCTCCACTGTTGAATATAGCCTAGCTCAGACCTGTTCAGTGGAGTCTTTCTCTGTGAAAGACAATTTTGATCCAAAGAGG TATGCAGGGAAATGGTATGCCCTAGCCAAGAAGGATCCAGAAGGTCTTTTTCTTCAGGACAATATCTCCGCTGAATACACTGTTGAGGAAGATGGCACAATGACAGCATCTTCCAAAGGCCGAGTGAAGCTTTTTGG GTTCTGGGTAATTTGTGCTGATATGGCTGCTCAGTACACGGTACCTGACCCAACCACTCCAGCAAAAATGTACATGACTTACCAGGGCCTGGCTAGCTACCTGTCCAGTGGTG GGGACAACTACTGGGTGATTGACACCGACTATAACAACTATGCTATTACCTATGCCTGCCGCAGTCTGAAAGAGGACGGCTCCTGTGATGATGGCTACTCCCTGATCTTCTCACGCAACCCTCATGGCCTTCCTCCAGCCATTCAGCACATTGTTCATCAGAAGCAGGAGGAAATCTGTATGTCTGGCCAGTTCCAGCCTGTGCTGCAGTCAG GGGCCTGCTAA
- the LOC104139555 gene encoding purpurin isoform X5: MKCAQYVFLALLFSTVEYSLAQTCSVESFSVKDNFDPKRYAGKWYALAKKDPEGLFLQDNISAEYTVEEDGTMTASSKGRVKLFGFWVICADMAAQYTVPDPTTPAKMYMTYQGLASYLSSGGDNYWVIDTDYNNYAITYACRSLKEDGSCDDGYSLIFSRNPHGLPPAIQHIVHQKQEEICMSGQFQPVLQSGAC; the protein is encoded by the exons ATGAAATGCGCGCAGTATGTTTTCCTGGCATTGCTCTTCTCCACTGTTGAATATAGCCTAGCTCAGACCTGTTCAGTGGAGTCTTTCTCTGTGAAAGACAATTTTGATCCAAAGAGG TATGCAGGGAAATGGTATGCCCTAGCCAAGAAGGATCCAGAAGGTCTTTTTCTTCAGGACAATATCTCCGCTGAATACACTGTTGAGGAAGATGGCACAATGACAGCATCTTCCAAAGGCCGAGTGAAGCTTTTTGG GTTCTGGGTAATTTGTGCTGATATGGCTGCTCAGTACACGGTACCTGACCCAACCACTCCAGCAAAAATGTACATGACTTACCAGGGCCTGGCTAGCTACCTGTCCAGTGGTG GGGACAACTACTGGGTGATTGACACCGACTATAACAACTATGCTATTACCTATGCCTGCCGCAGTCTGAAAGAGGACGGCTCCTGTGATGATGGCTACTCCCTGATCTTCTCACGCAACCCTCATGGCCTTCCTCCAGCCATTCAGCACATTGTTCATCAGAAGCAGGAGGAAATCTGTATGTCTGGCCAGTTCCAGCCTGTGCTGCAGTCAG GGGCCTGCTAA
- the LOC104139555 gene encoding purpurin isoform X4, giving the protein MKMKCAQYVFLALLFSTVEYSLAQTCSVESFSVKDNFDPKRYAGKWYALAKKDPEGLFLQDNISAEYTVEEDGTMTASSKGRVKLFGFWVICADMAAQYTVPDPTTPAKMYMTYQGLASYLSSGGDNYWVIDTDYNNYAITYACRSLKEDGSCDDGYSLIFSRNPHGLPPAIQHIVHQKQEEICMSGQFQPVLQSGAC; this is encoded by the exons AATGAAATGCGCGCAGTATGTTTTCCTGGCATTGCTCTTCTCCACTGTTGAATATAGCCTAGCTCAGACCTGTTCAGTGGAGTCTTTCTCTGTGAAAGACAATTTTGATCCAAAGAGG TATGCAGGGAAATGGTATGCCCTAGCCAAGAAGGATCCAGAAGGTCTTTTTCTTCAGGACAATATCTCCGCTGAATACACTGTTGAGGAAGATGGCACAATGACAGCATCTTCCAAAGGCCGAGTGAAGCTTTTTGG GTTCTGGGTAATTTGTGCTGATATGGCTGCTCAGTACACGGTACCTGACCCAACCACTCCAGCAAAAATGTACATGACTTACCAGGGCCTGGCTAGCTACCTGTCCAGTGGTG GGGACAACTACTGGGTGATTGACACCGACTATAACAACTATGCTATTACCTATGCCTGCCGCAGTCTGAAAGAGGACGGCTCCTGTGATGATGGCTACTCCCTGATCTTCTCACGCAACCCTCATGGCCTTCCTCCAGCCATTCAGCACATTGTTCATCAGAAGCAGGAGGAAATCTGTATGTCTGGCCAGTTCCAGCCTGTGCTGCAGTCAG GGGCCTGCTAA